A region of bacterium (Candidatus Blackallbacteria) CG13_big_fil_rev_8_21_14_2_50_49_14 DNA encodes the following proteins:
- a CDS encoding isocitrate dehydrogenase (NADP(+)) encodes MKIIYTKTDEAPMLATASFLPIVKAIASTADIEIETRDISLAGRILANFPEYLRPEQQISDALSELGELAKTPEANIIKLPNISASIPQLKAAIAELQAQGYALPDYPEDPQNEAETQVKKRYAKVLGSAVNPVLREGNSDRRVATAVKAYAKAHPHSMGEWSSNSKTRVVHMSEGDFYGSEVSATMDSDCEIRIEFVSTAGEVKVLKDNFPLLKGEVIDASRMEVSKLRTFFAQEIEKTKAEDVLLSLHMKATMMKVSDPVIFGHCVQVYYQEVFEKYAATFEKLGVDSSNGLGDVYSKIASLPEAEKTEIENALQAVYQYQPALAMVDSDKGITNLHVPSDIIVDASMPAMLRGGGKMWGPDGKEKDTVAMIPDRCYAGIYQAVIEDCKAHGKYNVSTMGNVSNVGLMAQKAEEYGSHDKTFIAAGDGQIRVMKGEEKVFEHAVAKGDIWRMCQTKDVAIKDWVKLAVNRSRATGCPAIFWLDQQRAHDAELIKKVEAYLPEYDTSGLEIKILDPVAAITYSLERIRKGQDTISVTGNVLRDYLTDLFPILELGTSAKMLSIVPLLAGGGMYETGAGGSAPKHVQQFQKENHLRWDSLGEFLALAVSIEDYAAHTGNAKAKIMAKTLDSANSQYLSSNKSPSRKVHQLDNRGSHFYLGMYWAQALALQEEDAELKAKFGPIAEQLSSQEDKIVAELNEVQGAPVDMGGYYHPDDTKLDQAMRPSATLNQILASI; translated from the coding sequence ATGAAAATCATTTATACCAAAACCGATGAAGCGCCCATGCTCGCGACCGCGTCATTTTTGCCGATTGTAAAGGCAATTGCCTCGACCGCAGATATTGAAATTGAAACCCGTGACATTTCACTTGCGGGCCGTATTCTTGCCAATTTTCCTGAATATTTACGCCCCGAGCAACAGATCTCTGATGCCCTGAGCGAATTGGGCGAACTGGCCAAAACCCCTGAAGCCAATATCATCAAACTGCCCAATATTTCAGCTTCCATTCCCCAATTGAAAGCTGCCATTGCAGAGCTTCAGGCCCAAGGCTACGCCCTGCCCGATTATCCCGAAGACCCCCAAAACGAAGCAGAAACCCAAGTCAAAAAACGCTATGCCAAAGTACTGGGTTCTGCCGTCAACCCCGTTCTGCGTGAAGGCAACTCCGACCGCCGTGTTGCAACTGCGGTCAAAGCCTATGCCAAAGCGCATCCCCATTCAATGGGCGAATGGAGCTCCAACTCAAAAACCCGTGTGGTGCATATGAGCGAAGGAGATTTCTATGGCAGTGAAGTCTCAGCCACCATGGACAGCGATTGTGAAATTCGCATCGAATTTGTCTCAACAGCAGGTGAGGTCAAAGTCTTGAAAGATAATTTCCCCCTGCTGAAAGGCGAAGTGATCGACGCTTCCCGCATGGAAGTTTCCAAACTACGCACTTTCTTTGCTCAGGAAATTGAAAAAACCAAAGCTGAAGATGTCTTGCTTTCTTTGCATATGAAAGCCACGATGATGAAGGTTTCAGACCCCGTGATCTTTGGGCATTGCGTGCAAGTCTATTACCAGGAAGTCTTTGAAAAATACGCCGCCACCTTTGAAAAACTGGGCGTAGATTCCAGCAATGGCCTGGGCGACGTTTACAGCAAAATCGCAAGCTTACCTGAGGCTGAAAAAACTGAAATTGAAAATGCCTTGCAGGCGGTTTATCAGTACCAGCCCGCCTTGGCCATGGTCGATTCAGACAAAGGCATTACCAATCTGCACGTGCCCAGCGATATCATTGTAGATGCTTCCATGCCCGCCATGCTGCGGGGCGGTGGCAAAATGTGGGGGCCCGATGGCAAAGAAAAAGACACAGTGGCCATGATTCCTGATCGCTGCTACGCTGGCATTTACCAAGCCGTGATTGAAGACTGTAAAGCGCATGGTAAATATAATGTTTCGACCATGGGCAATGTCTCCAATGTGGGCTTGATGGCGCAAAAAGCCGAAGAATATGGTTCTCACGATAAAACCTTTATCGCCGCTGGCGATGGCCAGATCCGTGTCATGAAGGGTGAGGAAAAAGTCTTTGAACACGCGGTTGCCAAAGGCGATATCTGGAGAATGTGCCAGACCAAAGACGTGGCGATCAAAGACTGGGTCAAACTGGCAGTGAACCGTTCACGTGCCACGGGCTGCCCCGCCATCTTCTGGTTGGATCAACAGCGCGCCCATGATGCTGAATTGATCAAAAAAGTGGAAGCCTATTTGCCTGAATATGACACCAGCGGTCTGGAAATTAAAATTCTCGATCCGGTTGCAGCCATCACCTACAGCTTGGAACGAATCCGCAAAGGCCAAGACACGATTTCAGTCACAGGCAATGTCTTGCGTGATTATCTCACCGATCTGTTCCCCATTCTGGAACTGGGGACTTCCGCTAAAATGCTCTCCATTGTGCCCTTGCTGGCCGGTGGCGGCATGTATGAAACTGGCGCAGGAGGCTCAGCCCCCAAACACGTTCAACAGTTCCAAAAGGAAAACCACCTGCGTTGGGATTCTCTCGGCGAGTTTCTGGCCCTGGCCGTTTCGATTGAAGATTATGCTGCCCACACAGGCAACGCCAAAGCCAAGATCATGGCCAAAACACTCGACAGTGCCAACAGCCAGTATCTGAGCAGCAATAAATCGCCTTCTCGCAAAGTGCATCAGCTCGACAACCGGGGCAGCCATTTCTACCTCGGCATGTACTGGGCCCAGGCCCTGGCTTTGCAGGAAGAAGACGCCGAATTGAAAGCTAAATTTGGCCCGATTGCTGAGCAATTGAGCAGCCAAGAAGACAAAATCGTAGCCGAACTGAACGAAGTTCAGGGGGCTCCTGTCGATATGGGTGGCTATTATCATCCCGATGATACCAAACTGGATCAGGCCATGCGCCCCAGCGCCACCTTGAACCAGATTTTAGCCAGTATCTAA